A genome region from candidate division KSB1 bacterium includes the following:
- a CDS encoding DUF72 domain-containing protein, with amino-acid sequence MFQIIYQNFIADTRPFVFRLHGPDRKGIEQQTGKVWNQRVNRRDNELEQMAGIIKKFELAGQTLYVNVNNHYEGSAPLTIDELQNKVM; translated from the coding sequence ATGTTTCAGATTATTTATCAGAATTTTATCGCGGACACCCGGCCGTTTGTCTTTCGTCTGCACGGCCCGGACCGCAAAGGCATTGAACAGCAAACCGGCAAAGTCTGGAACCAGCGTGTTAACCGCAGGGATAACGAGCTGGAGCAGATGGCGGGCATTATAAAAAAATTTGAACTGGCCGGGCAGACTCTGTATGTCAATGTGAACAATCATTACGAGGGTTCGGCGCCGCTGACCATTGATGAACTGCAAAATAAAGTTATGTAA